From the Winogradskyella forsetii genome, the window ACACCGATAACATGTCCATTTTGGGTTTAACGATAGATTATGGTCCTTATGGTTGGTTGGAAGATTTTGATTTGGGTTGGACACCAAACACAACGGACAGACAGAACAAACGCTATCGTTTTGGCAATCAACCTAGTATTGGACTATGGAATTTATTACAACTCGCCAATGCGCTTTATACGTTAATTGAAGAACCTGAACCCCTAGAATCCATTCTCAAACAATATCAAAAAGATTTAGAGCAAAAATCACTGGATATGATGCGTTCTAAATTAGGGCTGTCACATCAAGAAGAAGCGGATGGAAAATTAGTCACAGATTTGCAAGATTGTTTATTACTTTCTGAAACTGATATGACGATTTTCTTCCGATTATTAGCCAATTATAAAACAGGAAACCCGAAAAAAGGTTTAGACATAATCCATGAAGCTTTTTACCACCCAGAAGAAATTAAGGGAGCTATTGAAGACCAATGGAAAGTTTGGTTTCAGGCTTACGACCAAAGATTACAAAAAGAGAAGTTATCAGATTCAGAGCGCCAAAAACATATGAACACTGTAAATCCAAAGTATGTGCTTAGAAATTATATGGCGCAATTAGCTATTGACAAAGCCAACGAAGAAGATTACAGTTTAGTGGATGAATTATTTCAACTGCTAAAAAAGCCTTACGATGAACAACCTGAAAATGAAAAATGGTTTGCCAAACGTCCCGAATGGGCAAGACATAAAGTGGGTTGTTCTATGTTGAGCTGTAGTTCTTGATTATAAAAACAAAATAAAATTATGGATTTTTCAAAACTAAAAGTACTGTACATCAATTGTACTTTAAAAAAATCGCCTGAGCAGAGCCATACGGAAACGCTGATGAAAGTGTCTCAAAATATTCTGAAAAAGGAAAAGGTCTCGTTTGAAACTGTTCGCCTTATAGATTTTGACGTAGCTCCGGGAATTTATCCAGATATGACAGAACATGGTTGGGACAAAGATGAATGGCCAAGTATTTATAAGAAAGTCAATGAAGTAGATGTGTTAATCGTCGGAACATCGATTTGGCTAGGAGAAAAATCGTCTGAAGCCCAAAAATTAATTGAACGCCTTTATGCAATGAGCAGCAAAACCAATGATAAAGGACAGTACATTTACTATGGCAAAGTCGGTGGATGCATGGTTA encodes:
- a CDS encoding flavodoxin family protein, which gives rise to MDFSKLKVLYINCTLKKSPEQSHTETLMKVSQNILKKEKVSFETVRLIDFDVAPGIYPDMTEHGWDKDEWPSIYKKVNEVDVLIVGTSIWLGEKSSEAQKLIERLYAMSSKTNDKGQYIYYGKVGGCMVTGNEDGIKHCAMGILYALQHVGYSIPPQADCGWIGEVGPGPSYGDTEWKGKTKEPPVGFDSEFTNRNTTFMTYNLLHLAKLLKENKGYSNYGNSREAWDSGTHWAFDNPEYR